CATTGGAGggcaagccacccaggcaggcctTGTCCACCTTGTCACAGTCCAAGAGCTCTAGGAGACAGAAGCCTGGTCCTGAGGAGCCCTCtggaggggctgggcagggggcaggggcgtTGAGTAGGAGGCTCACCCTGCtcggagagggagagcagggcccCCTGTTTCAGGAACCACTGGCCCTCCACGTTACCAGTGACTGAGAAAGCCCAGCAGGAGCCACACATGCCCTGCAAGAGAGGGGCTGAGTCAGAccagagccccctccccaccccagtgcagtCCTCATGTCCCGCCATTGCCTCTTAGAGGTCCGACCTGGTTCTTGACTTTGGTGACGGCCCCctttctcctccagtcccacTCGGATGGGGCAGAGTCGCCAGCAGACTTGTCTAGGCGCATGTTCTTGCCATGGTACTCTCTTAGGAGGGGATTCAGGTAGATGGTATGGAACTCCTCCTCTGTGGGGAaaggtgggcaggggatgggtgGGATGGGGAAAAGTATAAGGCAGCCCTGATAGGGGACCTTGGGAGGAGACCATGACTCTTCCAGGCTCCATGAGGACTCTGGCCACCACTGCTACCTGTAAGGTCACTGAACTTGGTGACCCCATACTGAGCTGTGCCACGGTCCAGTGCCTGGATCTTCTGTGCTCGCATCATGTTGTTGGAAAAGACAGACATGCGCCACTGGGTTTCTGAGAACcaaggagcaggagaggaaaggtTTGGACCCCAGGCAGATGATGAAAGGCACTTGGGACTAACAAGCACAAGGTTTCCCTGGGGAGCAGGTAGGCTCTGGATCAGGCCTCAAGTTCTTTTCAAGGACAGAACTCTGGGGAGGTCTGGAGCTGAGGAGAGGTCCAGACCTGTGAGTGATGAGGGGGAAGTGGGAACAATTTTTTGGGTCACACTGAATTGATGGTAGCCCAGGAGTGAAGGCAGAAGCAAAATGGGCTCCAAAGGGTATCCTCAGACAGGGGGTCATGGGAAAAGACTACCATGCTGGAGAGATGGGGGTACCAGCAGAGAAAATCTGGCCTTTGCCCCTTCCCATTCTACCCAGAATGATGAAGACCCATGCTTtctgatcaagaaaaaaatatgggagAAGGGGACAAGTCCCTGAGGCAGCTGTCCAGTCCTATGAGGCTGGGCAAGAACTTGGGGATTAAGGAGTCCCTCAATGGATGCACTGCCTCTTAtgtccttcccctccccaacacCAAGGTACCAAAGCGGGGTAAGGTCCTCATTTGATTGGGACAGGTACAGCCAAGGCAGGATCCTCACCCTCCTTCGACTCATACGTCCGATTATAGGTGGTAACGAACTCCTTGAAGATTGAGGCCATTTTCACAGAAAAGTCCTGTAAGAGGCACTGGGGTCTTTACAAGGAATCTTTCACAGATTCACCAGGGAGCCCAggccaggggaagggaaagagaagaggaaatgaagcAGCAGCAGGCCGCCAGATGGAGCTGGGCTGCTCACCTGGGGCAGGGGTTCCTTGTTCAACAGTGGAAGGACTGAACTCAATGTCTCGTTTTTGTCATCTGGATAGGGTcagaacagagaagaaatcaagGCTGAACCCTGAGTGAAGCCTGGTCTGAACTACGCCAGCATCCTCGGGCTATCCCAGCACCTGTGACCTTGGTATCCACTGGGCCGCAGTCCCGCCTCAGTAGCATGTGTTTTCCTAGCTCGTCCAAGACTTCAAAGCTGCAGAGctatagagagaggaggaagccagtcTGCGGGCTGGGAATGGAGCAAGGCCTTGGCAAGATGGAGCTGGAAGGCCTCATGTGAAGACCCCCTCCAAGGCAATCCCCCCCACCAAAGCGCACAGTGAGGCAAAGTGCGCACCCTGCCAtgcccactcttttttttttttttaaagattttatttatttatcagagagagagggagagagggcgagcacaggcagacagaatggcaggcagaggcagagggagaagcaggctccccgctgagcaaggggcctgatgtgggactcgatcccaggacgctgggatcatgacctgagctgaaggcagctgcttaaccaactgagccacccaggcgtccctgccatGCCCACTCTTAAGTGCATTTTGGTTTCTGGCCCGCAGAACCTTGGGAAATGACTCAAGGTGGGGTAGTTGCTGCCTCTTCATCACTTGACCCAAAGTCATCACGGGGACTGAGGAGTCCCAGGAGCCCTCCCACTCACCAGGGTCTTCTTGGACACAGGGAGCTGGCACACCGTGGGGTCGTTGCAGGGAGGCTCCTCCAGGGTCGCCCTCAGGGAGTACAGCGACCCCTCGCCCGCCTGGATGGAGGAACGGGTGAGGCGGGCACAGCCCTCGCTCCTCAGCCCGTCCCTCCCACAGCCCCGCCCTACCCCCTCCCTTTCCCGATCACCAGAATTCGTCCCTCCTGCAtcccgcgccccccaccccgggcccagGCCAAACTTCCCAACCCTCCGACTAGGGCCCCCGCGCACCAGGACCAGGAAGCCCGCACCCCGGGCGCATCCTCACCCGGCGGACGCGACCGCGCACGGCCCCCAGCGTCGCCCGCGTCCCGGCTGCCCGGCCGCGGTTGTACATCTCCAGCGCGAAGCGGGCGGGCCCCAGCAGCTCCGGGTACGCCGCCTCCCGGGCCTGAGCGTCGGCTGctcggcggggcggggcgggagcggCGCCCAGGAGCAGCCCCAGCAGCGACAGCAGCGGCAGCCAGGGTGCCATGGCGAGGGCGAAGCCGGCGGCCCGGACGCACCGACCGACGGACGCGCGGACCAACTGACAGGGCGGCGCAGCCCGCGGCCAGAGGGGCCGacgtccctccccctgctcccggGGCGGCGGGGCGCGGGCCAATGGACGCGGGCCCGGTGCGCCTGCGCACTCGCTTATTTACGCGAAGCACGTGGGCCGCGCCTGCGGTGCAGGAGAGTCTTTGCCAAAGCgcgagggggaggagggggaggggaaagaggaggagggggagggaggggaaagagggaggcgGGTGGTTGCCTTGCAGCCTCGCAGCAGATCGGTCAGTCTGTGGACTCGTGGCCCGCCCAGCTGCAGTCTTGGAATAATCCTCTTAGGTCTCGGAGACCTTTAGGGAGGGGAAGGGATGCTGACCTGGAAGTGACAATAGTTAATTAACAGTTGGTTTTAGAGCCTCGGTTCACAGCTCAGCTGCCCCTTTGAGGCTCCTCCGCTCCTCAGCAAGATGGCAGGTAATATCCCCCGGACTGGCAGTGCCTACCGCTGTCGTGGGGATCTAACACAGATCCGCACGCATTCGGTAACCACTAAAGCGAGGTGCCGCGTGTAGGACTGTTCTGTGGTTCATTCAAGCTTTCACAGCTGTGTTCCAGGGCCTTCTAGCAAGAAGATGCATGAATAGATGTATTAGGCACGGGGCTGCCTCCTTGGAGCTCTGGTGGAGAGACATGAGAACGAGATTGTCCTGCAGGGTGTTCCCAGCTAGGGAGAGAAACAGGGAGGAGAGAGTTTAAGGGAATGGAGGAAATCCCAGAAGGGGATGGAGATAGTTTGGGCTTAGAGAGCGTGGAGGACTAACACTAAATGTCACCCGGTCCAAACCTGACTTGTTGCAGCAGCAGAGGTCTAAACAGGTGAAGTGACTTTCCAGCTACTCAGAAATAAGTGCTGGAGCCAGACCAGAGCTGGCTTTGAGCTCTGTCCTGGCTGAGATCTGAGATGCCTGAAGGTTTCCAGCAGGTGTTTACCTCTTCCTGCTGTGCAGTTTAAGCTCTTTGGGGCGCCCTCTGTGTCTCTTAGAGGAGACAATCCCAGGTCTTCAATGCAGCATCTAGAGCCCCTCCAGTGCCGACCAGTCAGTCCGCACCCTGTGCTGTGCACTTGAAATGTCAGCCTCCGTCCGTCTGTGTCTCACAAGTTCAAGTCTTGCACGCTTCAGGAACTTCCCACTGCTCTACCCTCCaccagacacccagacacccttcaTTTCGCAGTGTAGAGGACACTTCCCCAGGAAGCCATCCTTGAGCCACCCCCACTGCCCCTGGCTGGACCAGCTGCCACTGCTGCGGTACTCCTAGATGCCTAGCCCCTGAACTTCCTCTCACACTGGGCTGCAATTTCTGTGTCACTTGTGGCTGTCCTCCGGAAGGCAAGGAGCGGGTCAGGGCAGGGACCTTGTCCTGCTCACTGCCGCTTCCTCGGTACCTCGCAGCGTACCAACACACTTAATACCTGCTTAacagatgtttgttgaatgaatgcatgactCCTTTGGCGTGCCCTGGAGTGGGCGTGACATCACCCAACTGTTATTTAATGCACAGCTGCCTTTTCTAGAAGGATAAGTGATGTGAGGAATTTTGGAAATGCCTGCCTGCATCTATGGCAGGT
The genomic region above belongs to Neovison vison isolate M4711 chromosome 7, ASM_NN_V1, whole genome shotgun sequence and contains:
- the CTSF gene encoding cathepsin F — its product is MAPWLPLLSLLGLLLGAAPAPPRRAADAQAREAAYPELLGPARFALEMYNRGRAAGTRATLGAVRGRVRRAGEGSLYSLRATLEEPPCNDPTVCQLPVSKKTLLCSFEVLDELGKHMLLRRDCGPVDTKVTDDKNETLSSVLPLLNKEPLPQDFSVKMASIFKEFVTTYNRTYESKEETQWRMSVFSNNMMRAQKIQALDRGTAQYGVTKFSDLTEEEFHTIYLNPLLREYHGKNMRLDKSAGDSAPSEWDWRRKGAVTKVKNQGMCGSCWAFSVTGNVEGQWFLKQGALLSLSEQELLDCDKVDKACLGGLPSNAYSAIKTLGGLETEDDYSYRGHMQTCGFSPKKARVYINDSVELSQNEEKLAAWLAEKGPISVAINAFGMQFYRHGISHPLRPLCSPWLIDHAVLLVGYGNRSGIPFWAIKNSWGSDWGEEGYYYLHRGSGACGVNTMASSAVVN